A segment of the Oncorhynchus nerka isolate Pitt River linkage group LG19, Oner_Uvic_2.0, whole genome shotgun sequence genome:
cctccgatttgacacactgaactctgtctgcaaagtagttgtgaaccaggcaaggcagtcattagaaaaaccgaggctactgagtctgccgataagaatatggtgattgacagagtcgaaagcctcggccaggtcaatgaagacggctgcacagtactgtcttttatcgatggcggttatgatatcgtttagtaccttgagtgtggctgaggtgcacctgtgaccggctcggaaaccagattgcacagcggagaaggtacggtgggattcgagacggtcagtgatctgtttgttgactaggctttcgaagaccttagataggcagggcaggatggatataggtctgtaacagtttgggtccagggtgtctccccctttgaagagggggatgactgcggcagctttccaatccttggggatctcagacgatatgaaagagaggttgaacaggctgataataggggttgcgacaatggcggcggatagtatCTAATTATGTATAGAGTTTTGATGGaattttgttgtgtttgtttgtggaaAGCATGACATCCAGCAGGTGTTATTTTAATCTTAATCTTCAACCCTATGCTGTCTGTCTACAAGTCTAAAATTATTGTATTCGTGTTTATGGTGAGTCTCACTGCTATATTTATTTTGCCTGTTACATTCCCTTTGAGGGATGTTTGGTAAACCTTTACTTGGATAGTCCCAAGTAGATGTTCAGTAGATGTTCAGTAGATGTTCAGTAGATGTTTTAGTAGATGTTCAGTAGATGTTTTAGTAGATGTTTTAGTAGATGTTCAGTAGATGTTTTAGTATATGTTCAGTAGATGTTCAGTATATATTTTAGTAGATGTTCAGTAGATGTTCAGTAGATGTTTTAGTAGATGTTCAGTAGATGTTCAGTAGATGTTCAGTAGATGTTTTAGTAGATGTTCAGTAGATGTTCAGTAGATGTTTTAGTAGATGTTCAGTAGATGTTTTAGTATATGTTCAGTAGATGTTTTAGTAGATGTTTTAGTAGATGTTCAGTAGATGTTTTAGTAGATGTTCAGTAGATGTTCAGTAGATGTTTTAGTAGATGTTCAGTAGATGTTCAGTAGATGTTTTAGTAGATGTTCAGTAGATGTTTTAGTAGATGTTCAGTAGATGTTTTAGTAGATGTTCAGTAGATGTTCAGTAGATGTTCAGTAGATCATCAGTAGATGGTTCAGTACATGTTCGGTAGATGGTTCGGTACATGTTCAGTAGATGTTCAATAGATGTTCAGTAGATGTTCAGTAAATGCTCAGTAGATGTTCAATAATGTTTCTGTTATGACATCTTTATCATAAGGAAACTATGGCAACTATGGGTGCTAAGGGAGGTGTTCTTCTGATTTGACTTCATGTAAACAGTTATGTGGAATAATAACATTTCACaactgtggctcagttggtagttgCTCTGGatcagagcatctgctaaatgactgtaaTATTGTTCCTACATGGAGTAGGAGAACAGTAGAATAGGGCTgagccatttacatttacatttaagtcatttagcagacgctcttatccagagcgacttacaaattggtgctttcaccttatgacatccagtggaacagccactttacaatagtgcatctaggtcttttaagggggggagggggtgagaaggattactttatcctatcctaggtattccttaaagaggtggggtttcaggtgtctccggaatgtggtgattgactccgctgtcctggcgtcgtgagggagtttgttccaccattggggggccagagcagcgaacagttttgactgggctgagcgggaactgtacttcctcagtggtagggaggcgagcaggccagaggtggatgaacgcagtgcccttgtttgggtgtagggcctgatcagagcctggaggtactgaggtgccgttccccctcacagctccgtaggcaagcaccatggtcttgtagcggatgcgagcttcaactggaagccagtggagagagcggaggagcggggtgacgtgagagaacttgggaaggtcgaacaccagacgggctgcggcgttctggatgagttgtaggggtttaatggcacaggcagggagcccagccaacagcgagttgcagtaatccagacgggagatgacaagtgcctggattaggacctgcgccgcttcctgtgtgaggcagggtcgtactctgcggatgttgtagagcatgaacctacaggaacgggccaccgtcttgatgttatttgagaacgacagggtgttgtccaggatcacgccaaggttcttagcgctctgggacgaggacacaatggagttgtcaaccgtgatggcgagatcatggaacgggcagtccttccccgggaggaagagcataTTGCATCTCTGCCCTGTGTTGAATGCTAGGGCCCATTAACCTCTCCTCCTCACAatatccccacctctcctcctcatgaTATCTCTCCTCCTCATGATATCTCTCCTCCTCgtgatgtctctcctcctctctaaatGCAGCCTCTttactcctcttcctcccttgtctaaccttctcttcttctctctattcctctcccccATTCCTTGTTTCTCCTACACTGTACATTCATAAAATCAATTTTGCACATGATTATGCTCAGCCACAGAATGGGATGGAGGTGCTATTTTTAGTCGgccaagggaggagagggagagcagggaagcgagagagaaaagggggtggGGACAAGTAATTATTTTCGTGATGTAGCTGTAGCTGGGGAGAGATTGGAGATCACCAGTTGGTTGGAGGCAGCTTGGCTAGAGGCAGCTTGGTTGGAGATCACCAGTTGGTTGGAGGCAGCTTGGCTAGAGgcggagagaggggtgagagcaGGCAACGGAGACGAGCAAACGACACCACCTGAAAGACAGATAAGACACAGGTAAGAAGCTCTGCTATATTCTACAGCCCCCTGGACTGATAGCTATACAAATCGATGGTACGTGCACTGAGGAAATGAAATGGTTATATCAGAGCATGCATGGCCAAGCAATAACTACACTGGCATCTTCTGTTAAAATAGACACACTGATGCTCTATGGAtttttgttatatatatatacacgtttaAAATGTCATTAATTCAAGTATGTGGGATCTGTAAAGCAGATGTACGTCATTGGAGATGAGGTTATGTAATAGGGATTTGGTTTGTTATGCACTCAGTCCCCTGCCTAATGTAGTTTAGTAACACTGGCTGGCTGTTCATTTTCCAGTCTGTCTTCTTGACCACTGTTCCTGAGACAACATGAGTTGTTTTTGAGACATAATGAGTTGTTTCTGAGACATAATGAGTTGTTTCTGAGACATAATGAGTTGTTCCTGAGACATAATGAGTTGTTCCTGAGACATAATGAGTTGTTTCTGAGGCATAATGAGTTGTTCCTGAGACATAATGAGTTGTTCCTGAGACATAATGAGTTGTTCCTGAGACATAATGAGTTGTTCCTGAGACATAATGAGTTGTTTCTGAGGCATAATGAGTTGTTCCTGAGACATAATGAGTTGTTCCTGAGACATAATGAGTTGTTCCTGAGACATAATGAGTTGTTCCTGAGACAACATGAGGAGGATAGGGAGGGAGTGGCATAATGGGTCCTAAAATGGAGAGCTGTGTCATGTTGCCCTCAAGAAAAGGAAAGGTGGTAGTGTAAGCCCACCCAAAGTTCATTTTTGAATTTTTGTTCTTACGTATTTATTTGTGTGTGGGAATATATTTTTGTTGTTAGGTGGGTGGactatgtgtgcgtgtgtatgtgtgtgcccaCTTTGCTCTCCTATTGCATTGTAATACGAGCACACCCTGAGATGTGGTGAGGGAGAGGTTACCATGGAGACAGGCTCAGCACATCTTCCTGTAAACGATTGCACATACGCACTTTCAAAACGCATGTTACACTTTGCCTGTATTTTAATTTTGCCTCTATTCAATTAACTAGATGATAATTGATCATTCATGCCATAATTATCATGGCATTGCTTACATTTGACCAAATCCAAGCTTTACAAAAACAAAATATCTCAATCATTCCGAGGCTCTTCCCAGAGACTGATCtgaccagcctctctctccctcctgttcccagGCATGCGTCCCCGCTCCAGACTCCTGGCTAAGAGGGGCCTACCCACCATCAGGGAGGGATATGAGGAGCTGGTCCAGGACATGAACCAGGTCAACagcctccacctccctccccatGGCCaggtccactcctctctgtctacccAGGACTACTTCCTGTCCATCTGTCAGCTCGCCTGCCCAACCTTCCCCCTGGCCCAACCTGACTGTGACATCCTCACTGTAGGCTCGATGGCCTCTCTGAGGCCCTGCCTGAGGCTGCACAGACTGAGGGACCCTGTGCCACTCTGTCAGCCTCTGATTTCCAACGACAGCCACCACACACAGTTAGAGCAGGAGGAGAGTCAAAGTGAGTGTAGTGGCCCAGAGAGAGTGGTGAATGTCAGCTCAGGTCAGACCTCCAGTAGGGTTCTCCCCAGTGTCTCTGACCCCCTAGAGTTCATCTACGGTCATGGGGAGGCACTCCTCTTAGCTGCCTGTCGTGCCCCTGACTCACAGGGCTGTaagggtgagggg
Coding sequences within it:
- the si:dkeyp-72g9.4 gene encoding uncharacterized protein si:dkeyp-72g9.4, with translation MRPRSRLLAKRGLPTIREGYEELVQDMNQVNSLHLPPHGQVHSSLSTQDYFLSICQLACPTFPLAQPDCDILTVGSMASLRPCLRLHRLRDPVPLCQPLISNDSHHTQLEQEESQSECSGPERVVNVSSGQTSSRVLPSVSDPLEFIYGHGEALLLAACRAPDSQGCKGEGRESVTQLRPQPPPRADSFPRMCSAPLTQHKGSCPELCLMDPSDQEKQNPDPAPPQTSSSDQQKPDASSPLSWRFQNDSDRAPAGGRGKCTRYMDKHTMVSHWIADCRSAWREARVRVCMLPAIAEM